A genomic window from Chrysoperla carnea chromosome 3, inChrCarn1.1, whole genome shotgun sequence includes:
- the LOC123296559 gene encoding lanC-like protein 2 gives MKRSYSTAKMNQVSFENTFEDYVEIGDSLLMNKKLRNDKLNKYAVSVWEKNFKDYKREEDHSVYTGSTGIALLKLLIASRKPETEKRQILEDARKLIPTYKLNKRRITFLCGDAGPLSVAAVIEHRLGNDTEANKLIQNLVELGDGVLDIDANTPNELLYGRCGYLYALLFVKEHIKNAQIEDEFIKQIIDVVLKCGQHMAKSMKLTSKVPLMFEWHDSNYLGAAHGLSGILYLLLQARRYVSEDALNFLIKPSIDYLSSIRFSSGNFPSSLGKERDKLVQWCHGAPGFTHLYCLAYEVYNDKQYLNIAQECGEVVWKRGILTKGYSICHGVAGNAYTFLQLFKTTNDQKYLHQAIQFAEWVTDYTTSHEFHYPDRPLSLFEGLAGRLYLIVDIQEPYNAKFPGYEL, from the exons ATGAAAAGGTCATATTCGACAGCCAAGATGAATCAAGTCTCATTTGAGAATACATTTGAAGATTATGTAGAAATTGGTGATAGTCTATTGATGAACAAAAAG ttacgaAATGATAAGCTCAATAAGTATGCAGTTTCTGTGTGggagaaaaattttaaggattATAAACGTGAAGAGGACCATTCTGTATATACCGGTTCTACTGGAATTGCACTTCTTAAGCTGTTAATTGCATCCAGGAAACCAGAAACCGAGAAAAGACAAATACTGGAA gatGCTCGAAAATTGATTCcaacttataaattaaataaaagacgAATTACATTCCTTTGTGGAGATGCAGGACCGCTATCTGTTGCTGCAGTCATTGAACACAGATTGGGAAATGATACCGAAGCTAATAAACTGATTCAAAA CTTAGTTGAACTTGGAGACGGAGTTTTGGATATCGATGCGAACACGCCAAATGAACTTTTATATGGAAGATGTGGTTATTTATATGCCCTGTTATTTGTTAAAGAACATATCAAAAATGCTCAAATCGAAGATGAATTCATAAAACAA ATTATTGACGTGGTCCTCAAATGTGGACAACATATGGCGAAATCGATGAAACTAACATCAAAAGTTCCCTTGATGTTCGAATGGCATGACAGTAATTATTTGGGCGCAGCTCATGGTTTAAGCGGAATTTTATATTTGCTATTACAAGCACGCAGATATGTATCTGAGGATgccttaaattttcttattaaaccTTCAATTGATTATTTATCGTCCATACGATTTTCATCTGGAAATTTTCCATCGTCGCTTGGTAAAGAACGTGATAAGTTAGTCCAGTGGTGTCATGGTGCTCCTGGATTTACTCATTTGTACTGTTTAGCTTATGAG gTTTACAATGATAAGCAATATTTAAATATCGCCCAAGAATGTGGAGAAGTTGTGTGGAAACGTGGAATTCTAACAAAAGGATACAGCATTTGTCATGGAGTTGCTGGAAATGCTTATACATTTTTACAGTTGTTTAAAACCACCAAC gatCAAAAATATCTCCATCAGGCTATCCAGTTTGCTGAATGGGTCACAGATTATACAACAAGCCATGAATTTCATTACCCAGATCGCCCACTATCCTTATTTGAAGGACTTGCTGGACGTTTGTACTTGATCGTGGATATTCAAGAACCGTATAACGCCAAATTCCCTGGCTATGAACTGtaa
- the LOC123296558 gene encoding late secretory pathway protein AVL9 homolog: protein MSESENPILHVIVVGFHHKKGCQVEYSYPPLVPESPNECPPGWKYLPTLALPDGSHNFENDTAYFHLSSLTDPRKTVFGISCYRQIPVEKLKIKTDDITRSTVQKAVCVLSTLSLYGHIQVKMSLITHAYFEEGDFSKVTLLEDTYHHLNSCLSQTQIPSQIFVGLSARDLILQWRHKAVLLFKLLLLEKRLIFYKSPVQPLCSTILTLLSLHPGMIERGLDQSACVKPSRPMSPIPDFEESADEDGPNKTNPQNEIQNTNPQNEVKKINSQTELEKTNSKSEIGDINTKAEITKANSKTEIDNSNIKTEVDNVSITEQKVESISQNVTAPVNLNQNKMHLPSTTSKSNKEASSLAENMLPNNTTDAEKTDAEKMFVEGSGILGVRDERPTLPRDTSIDTLVDVTAQNTMTSIAHINAEECGAPLEIFTHGYLCFPYLSLPYMDLLSDCNVRGYVVGATNVLFKQKRQLSDVLIEVDGTRIESLDPELRRQLHLTTEDLRFADFVVKHVSEERHDVFLDGVGWEGGDEWIRSQFRVYLLCLLRTSLLQDNSREIEHFNSSFISAWKDTHNYKTWISGEHSNILELNPGHPFAGQLSVADMKLRLAHTMQNTESGRKINQAMVSTGRAVATTGRAVGGAFTQAKGALSNWWSNLTTVSPENDQMVDNEQNMENENNLPELGEDVVYNENQQNVLQDEQIDMKQGIETIAQNQRIIESSDITKKSENFEVTQKNEVNVQNNLDDKNSRVHDELKDNVYKPGEINTV from the exons ATGAGTGAGTCAGAAAATCCGATTTTACATGTGATCGTTGTGGGATTTCATCACAAAAAAGGATGTCAG gtcGAATACTCATATCCACCATTGGTACCGGAATCACCTAATGAATGTCCACCAGGATGGAAATATTTACCTACATTAGCCTTACCTGATGGTTCacacaattttgaaaatgacaCGGCTTATTTTCACCTTTCAAGTTTAACTGATCcaagaaaaactgtttttggTATATCTTGTTATCGGCAAATTCCCGTGgag aaattaaaaataaaaactgatgaTATTACTCGAAGTACTGTACAAAAGGCAGTATGCGTTTTAAGTACATTATCATTATACGGACATATTCAAGTCAAAATGTCTTTAATCACACATGCATACTTTGAAGAAGGTGATTTTAGTAAGGTTACACTACTTGAGGACACCTATCACCATCTAAACTCTTGTCTATCTCAAACTCAAATACCTTCACAAATCTTTGTTG GTTTGTCAGCTAGAGATTTAATATTACAATGGCGTCACAAAGCCGTACTACTTTTTAAGttacttttattggaaaaacgtcttatattttacaaatctCCAGTGCAACCGTTATGCTCAACTATTTTGACATTACTCTCATTACATCCTGGCATGATCGAACGTGGACTTGATCAATCTGCATGTGTTAA GCCATCTAGACCTATGTCACCGATACCTGATTTCGAAGAATCAGCAGATGAAGACGGACCTAATAAGACTAATCCacaaaatgaaattcaaaacaCGAATCCACAAAATGAAGTTAAAAAGATTAACTCACAAACAGAactagaaaaaacaaattcaaaatctgAGATTGGTGATATCAATACAAAAGCTGAAATTACAAAAGCAAATTCAAAAACTGAAATTGATAATTCGAATATAAAAACCGAAGTGGATAATGTTTCAATTACTGAACAAAAAGTTGAATCCATTTCTCAAAATGTTACCGCACCTGttaatttaaaccaaaataaaatgcatttaccTTCAACGACAAGTAAATCGAATAAAGAGGCTTCTTCTTTAGCCGAAAATATGTTGCCAAATAACACTACAGACGCAGAAAAAACCGATGCGGAAAAAATGTTTGTTGAAGGGTCTGGTATTTTAGGAGTACGGGATGAAAGACCCACTTTACCTCGTGATACAAGCATAGATACACTTGTTGATGTTACCGCACAAAATACAATGACTTCGATTGCACACATAAATGCCGAAGAGTGTGGAGCACCTTTAGAAATATTTACGCATGGTTACTTATGTTTTCCTTACCTTTCCTTGCCATATATGGATCTATTAAGTGATTGTAATGTTCGAGGCTATGTAGTGGGGGCaacaaatgttttattcaaacaaaaacggcAGTTATCGGATGTTTTAATTGAAGTAGATGGTACTCGTATTGAATCATTGGATCCCGAACTTAGACGACAATTACATTTAACTACGGAGGATTTAAGATTTGCCGATTTTGTCGTAAAACATGTTTCTGAAGAAAGGCATGATGTCTTTTTGGATGGAGTCGGTTGGGAAGGTGGGGATGAATGGATTCGTTCACAGTTTAGAGTTTATTTGTTATGTTTGCTGCGGACATCACTTTTACAAG ataattcGAGAGAAATTGAGCATTTTAATTCGAGCTTTATATCTGCATGGAAAGATACGCATAATTATAAAACCTGGATAAGTGGAGAACATTCAAACATTTTAGAATTAAACCCGGGACATCCATTTGCTGGACAACTTTCAGTCGCTGATATGAAACTTCGATTGGCTCA TACGATGCAGAATACTGAGAGCGGACGAAAGATAAATCAGGCAATGGTCTCAACTGGTCGAGCAGTTGCCACAACAGGTCGAGCAGTTGGTGGCGCTTTTACACAGGCAAAAGGAGCACTATCAAATTGGTGGAGTAATTTAACTACAGTAAGTCCTGAAAACGATCAAATGGTTGACAATGAACAAAATATGGAGAACGAAAATAATTTACCTGAACTAGGAGAAGATGTTGTTTACAATGAAAatcaacaaaatgttttacaggATGAACAAATTGATATGAAACAAGGTATTGAAACAATTGCACAAAATCAAAGAATAATTGAATCTTcagatattacaaaaaaatctgaaaattttgaggtaacacaaaaaaatgaagtaaatgttcaaaataatttagatgATAAAAATAGCAGGGTTCATGACGAATTAAAGGATAATGTATATAAACCAGGTGAAATAAATACTGTTTAG